The following nucleotide sequence is from Flavimarina sp. Hel_I_48.
ATTAATTGACGACGGGTTTCAATTTCGGAGGTTAATAAAGGAATTGCCTCCTCTATATTTTCAGTTTTCTTGCGCTTTTCCTTTCGCTCCTTTAACTCTTTCTTTGACTTTTCTAATTGTAATTGCAGGAGGTCATTTAGCTTAGCCCTTTCCTGTAGTTTTAGCGCTTCTTTTTTAAACTTTTCAAGTTCAGCCTCTAATTCCTCAGTCTTTCTTTTTAAATCCTTTAGAACTTCTGTATTGGCCTCTTCATACTTAAGTAGCTCCTCGTTAAAAGCGGGAATTTCTGAATTCTCCTCACTATAGTAAATACTTATAAATGAAAGAAACCTAAATAGGTTTTTAATAGCCTGTAGCGACTGGTATTGGTTTACTTTCTTACCGTGTGCTGCGTTATTTCCTGTTAATCTAATAACATCAAGTTCGCGATGCATAGAGGGCTTTAAAATATCTTTGAATGCCTGATGATGGAGTAAAGATCCTAATTTGGTATCATAAGGTAACTCAAGATCAACGTCATTTTCATACAACCAGTGAAGGGCTTTTTCTAAAGTCGCTCTGGAAAGTATTGTCGAATATCGAGGCTCGCGAAAGGTATGTTTTTCCGCATTTGCGGCCTCCTTGTATATCTCTGGAAATTCTTTTTGTAGAAAAGTAAAATTGCTCATTAGGCTCTTAATTTGCTAACTGTCTTTTGAATACCTTATCGTGGTAATAAAATATACTTTGCTGCCTTCCATAATCAAACTCATTTAAATCAGTTATTTTATAAGAATTATCACAATCCTGTGAAGTACATGAAAAATACTGACTATTTATATTTTCTCTAAATGGCTCAGCAATTAACTGATTGGTTCTAGTAATATCATCATAATCTGGCATGTTGAATCCTGATTTGTATAGGTTTTCTAAATGTATTCTATATTTATCATAGGTATAATTTCCTTTATCCCATATAAACCACCATTTCCCATCCTTGCGCTGTCCATACTTGGTGATGTTTGAATTCTTATTTTTTTGATCAATAAACCATTTTAGTTGTTTCTTATAAACTGGACCATATTGGCTGGACTCCTCCATTTCGCCTCCGCATTTATTACAGCAAAGTATACCTAAATCTTTGTGCCCCTCTATATGGCATTTGTAATCTTGACCTGTTTGATTATAAATAAACTCTCTAGCTCGCAATTTTTCTGAACTACAGCAGGCTAAACAATGATTACAAATATACCATCCGCAATTTTCAGAGTATCCTTTTGGTTTACATGAGACACAATCTCTACTATCAATAATATCCATACATCTACCATTAATACAGTGCGACAAATAAATTTGATTATGACTTTCCTCGCAATTTTGATTGCTACAATGAAAACGCGTTACCCTATAAAAAGCATAATTGGAATTGTCTGGGCTATCTATAGGTCTCAATATTGTTTTGCACGATCTACAAGTTAAATGTGATAAAAACCTATTTACTCTATTGATTACTCCTAATAGTTTCTCATACTGCTCTAGGCTATAGGAAATCTCCAAAATCTGCATTATATCTTGTAAGCTATAATTCCTGTAGCTTATATTTAAATTGACATTTCTAGCAGCTTCATAACATTTGGAATTTTCACACCACCAAAATTCTTTTTCTGATTTATTACAGGTTACAGGCTTACCTGAGGATTTATCAATAGCTTTACGGCCATCGCAAAAAGTAGCGAATCGAGGTTTCCAGCTATGTTTAAGTTCTGTATTGTACTCTTCTGTATCAGAATTATAACTTAATACAGTTCGACCTTGACATTTTTCAAAAAAACCATCGATAACAAGTAGGTCATCCGGTTTTTTGATTTGGTTTGCAATTAAATCAAAAATAGTTTTTGTCTCTGTGATTTTATTGTTTTTAAGATCACTTAGTAATTGGAGTATTACTGATAAACTAAAATCTAGACCAACATCACCAATCTCCTTAATGTATTCACTTGTTTGATAATCTATAGTTGTTATACGATTTAAATCGTCTAGTCCTAAATCTAATTTTCCTTCACCGATTAACTTTATTAATTTTTTAAAAAATACTTTTTGACTAGCGGAATCTAATAAAGCAGTATAAATAACCGCATCATCATACTCGATAGTTTCAGTATAGTCAGCTATAAATAATCTTAATTTATACCATTCTGAAGAATTGTTGTGGGCAATTGTAATCAACAATTCCTTTTTCTGCTTATCTATATCTAAATTATCTAGAATGTTTAAAAATTCATGAAAACGCTGTTCTCTATCAACGATCTCTTCTTTGAGATAAATTAAGGATATTAAATCACGTAGATTCTGAAATGAAAGCTTCTCTAAAATTTCTTCTCTTTCTGATCTTGTATATATTGCCCTTGGAGCTACATAACTATTATTATTTGACTCCTCCGCTTTGATTTTTTGCAAAAGACTTCTAATAAAATTTAGAGGAGGGTCGCTAATATGTTCTGACTTCCATAATTGGTATAATCTTTTATCTCCGAGAAGTTCGTAATTTAACTCCTGATCATATTCTTTAGCGAGATCTAAAAATTCAATTAGAACACCTAATTCTAAATCATCAGAATTTAGGATTTTTTGGTATATTTCTTCAAATATAATATCAATCTTGGCAGGCTTCAACTTTGATAAATATTCAAAGCTTTTTGAGGGGTTTTTTAAAAAACTCTTTACTAGAAGGTCGGCAAGTTTTGCAAATGGAACATTGATATTGTAATCTTTCCACCATATGTACAAATCATCCTTAGGGGAGGTTTCAATTATTCTTGTATTTATTTTTTTAAATGAATTAAGACCACATAATTTTCTAAATTCAATAATAAATCGATATTTATAGAAACTGTATTGTTCATTAAATATATACTCTGTGGTTATCTGCCCAACTCTACTCTTAAATTTTTCATCTGGAATAAAAGCTTCAAATAGTTTGAAAAGCTTGCTAATGTCGGCGCAAAAAGCCGTTGTAATATTTAAATCAGTATCTATTCTAAGAAGAATTGAATCTAAAAAAAATAAATAGTGCTCATTTGAAAATTTCGCTCGTAAAACATCTAGATTACCATAAAAGGAATCATGGATCGTACTTCCTATATGATTGTGTAAAGTAGATTGATGATATACTACAATAGTGTAGAGCATATATTTAATGTCCTTTTCCTGCTCTAAAAGATATACTTTATTTGCTGCTTTTTTATTTTGTATTTTAAAATCTTTTTTTAAAAGCTCTGTAATAACAATTCTATTGGGTCTAAGTTCTTCTGCAGAAAAGCCTACAACGTCATTTATGTTGAAATAAACATCTCCCAGTCCATATACTTCAAGAAAACCATATTTGCCCCCAGTAGCTTTGTTGCCAAACCATTTAACTACAGCGGGTACCCTGTAACATTCATCAATCTCATAAGCGCCAATATTCTTCGCCCTGATTTGCATGGCTTTTTCGAAAACTCGTTCTCTTGTAATTTTATGATTAACAAGTTCTTTTATTCTATCATACAAAACTGATCCGACATCAGGTTTAGAAACTGACAAATCGACTTCCAGAAGTCTGCCGTATTCTTGCAGTTCCTCAAATGATATTCTAAGTTGTTTTAATGCCTCACTTACACGCATAAGGTTTTCTCTAGATTTTGATTTACTAAATAGCCTAATTACAAACTATTTATATAACTACTTTACAGTTTTACTCATACCAGTTCTCCTTTAAAAGCTTTTTGTAAGAGGCTATTAAATAAATTTTCACTTTCTTTTAAAGAATTATCTACTATTTTTTTTTCCTTATCAATTTCATTTAAAATATTCCCGTATTTATTTTGAATTTCAATTGGAGGTATTGGAATGACAAATGACTTCACATCTTTCTGATTAATACTAGATTGATTTACGGCATCTTTAGAAGAACTAAGAATTTGATTCTTCATAAATTTCGAACTTAATATCATTAACATATACTGATTATTAACTTTATTCTGATTGAAAGCTACCCTCATCATATTAGATTCGTAAACAATTTCTTCCGAAATATCTTGAACTAAACCACATTTCCCCAAATGACTCGGACTATTAACCCTATTTATTACAAAATCCCCTGGCTTAATAAGATATCTTTTTAATTCAGTTTTAGAAACTCTAACCCTTTTTAATGCTGTTGTGTCTATGTAATCATTATTAAAGGCATCAATTCTAATGATTAAATTACCAGATCCATAATCTTTAGATGGCTTATACAATCCGTTTGTAGGACCATCGACTATAACCTTTTCCAAACTAACATATTTCCAACATTTCTTATTAGATCCCGGATCCCCAAACATATCCAAAAACAAACTCTGCCCCAGATCCTCGTACTTTTTAAGGAGTTGCTTATCAAGCTGGCGTAGTTTGTCTGCTTCATCTAAAATAGCCGCAATTTTTTGTTGGGTTTTTAGGGGAGGGAGTGTTAACGATATATCTGAAATATGATTAAGCTTTATCCCTTTTACTGTGGCCCCACTAGAAACCGATTCAAAATAATCCTTCTTAGACTTTAGAAAATAGAAAAGATATTTTTTATCCAATCCAGATTTACAATAAATAGCTTTTAAATCCTGATTTATAGCAACATCTATTTTTGCAAAAGTAACTTTACCAATAGCCATTCGAGTTGCGATCAACAATGTGTCCTTTACTATAAGTTTTGAACTACTATTTTTTAAGCCTTCTTCTGTGATATAATCTTTAGAACTGTTCAAAAATTCCTCTTTTAAGTCTTTTACACTAACCCAAGGGATATTTCCATTCCAGTAAGACTCATTATTCTTGCTAGGAGTTCCTCCTCCAACTATTTCAATATAATTTGATAAAGTCACCATTAACTTAATAGCTTCTCAAGATTCAACAATGCTTTTTGCCGTTGTGCATCCAATTCTTTAATAGACGCGATAAGTTCCAGAGGCTTTTTATAATCCACCTCTTCATATACAATTTCCTTATACTTATTAATGCTTAGATCATATCCATTCACTTTAATTTCACTTTTAGGCACCAGGAAAGATTGAGATGTACGATCTGAGAAATCACCAGTTCCATTTGCTAGTTTTTTCCAATCCAGTAAAACTTCAGGTATATCACATTTGTCTTTAACTTCTTCCAAAGCTTCTTCTGGATCACTAAAACTCTTTTCTAAGAGTTCTTCATCTATTAAGGCATTACGCTTATCATCAAGGCTATATCCATCTGCCTTCATATCGTAAAACCACACCTTATCTGTACCGCCGCTATTGGTCTTGGTAAAAATTAAAATAGCTGTACTTACACCTGCATAAGGTTTAAATACTCCACTAGGTAAAGAAATCACACCTTGCAACTGATGTTTTTCTACCAGCTCTTCTCGAATTGCTTTGTGTGCACCACTACTCCCAAATAAGACACCATCAGGTACAATAACAGCTGCACGGCCTCCGGTCTTCAGCATTCTAAGCATTAAAGAAAGAAATAAGATTTCGGTCTTCTTTGTTTTGGTTGTTTTAAGCAAACTCGACTCTACCGTATCATAGTCTAAGCTGCCCTTAAATGGAGGGTTTGCCAAAATAAGCGTATACGCATCATCTATGTCTCCGTTGCTTTTACTCAGCGCATCTTTACCCACTAGTGAGGGATTCTCTACACCATGTAATTGCAGGTTCATTGC
It contains:
- a CDS encoding restriction endonuclease subunit S; amino-acid sequence: MVTLSNYIEIVGGGTPSKNNESYWNGNIPWVSVKDLKEEFLNSSKDYITEEGLKNSSSKLIVKDTLLIATRMAIGKVTFAKIDVAINQDLKAIYCKSGLDKKYLFYFLKSKKDYFESVSSGATVKGIKLNHISDISLTLPPLKTQQKIAAILDEADKLRQLDKQLLKKYEDLGQSLFLDMFGDPGSNKKCWKYVSLEKVIVDGPTNGLYKPSKDYGSGNLIIRIDAFNNDYIDTTALKRVRVSKTELKRYLIKPGDFVINRVNSPSHLGKCGLVQDISEEIVYESNMMRVAFNQNKVNNQYMLMILSSKFMKNQILSSSKDAVNQSSINQKDVKSFVIPIPPIEIQNKYGNILNEIDKEKKIVDNSLKESENLFNSLLQKAFKGELV
- a CDS encoding class I SAM-dependent DNA methyltransferase, encoding MITGDLKNQVDKIWNDFWTGGVSNPLTVIEQFTYLIFLKRLDDKQLKMEEEENLMGIAIETPIYTKKQKGLRWSQFKDKDPEVMFELFTRLQEELGGITVFDFMKNVGKEGGIFSDYMKGATFMIPTAQVLDKVVQKIDKLPLDSRDTKGDIYEYMLSKLSIAGKAGQFRTPKHIIRMMVQLMDPKKDDIISDPACGTAGFLVSAGEYLYEKHHEWFTEEAFRNHYDTKMFNGTEFDASMLRIAAMNLQLHGVENPSLVGKDALSKSNGDIDDAYTLILANPPFKGSLDYDTVESSLLKTTKTKKTEILFLSLMLRMLKTGGRAAVIVPDGVLFGSSGAHKAIREELVEKHQLQGVISLPSGVFKPYAGVSTAILIFTKTNSGGTDKVWFYDMKADGYSLDDKRNALIDEELLEKSFSDPEEALEEVKDKCDIPEVLLDWKKLANGTGDFSDRTSQSFLVPKSEIKVNGYDLSINKYKEIVYEEVDYKKPLELIASIKELDAQRQKALLNLEKLLS